The DNA region gttgttaacagctctaccaaatagtgatttttccctctaaacgtctcacatggtttcatttcaataaatgttcaaattatccaatatttcaccaaaaatcaaagattagataAAAGGCCAAactgaactttgttttttcttctttcctctctgattaatcatctcacgaccccctaaaacagaaaagcagcatgTTGTTACATTAGAGGAACAGATCACCTTTGTCATTTTAGTATCTTAATTACTCAGTCGACTAAATGTTTCAGCACtagttaaatgtgatgtcactgattTTGTCTCATATCCTCAGCAGGAGCGTCCCGGCGTCCGACAGAACCCCGCTTCCACCTTGATCTCGACAGGTCAGAGCCGTGGTCGTCATCCTCATCTTCCCCGAGACCATCTCCCTTCCTGTCGGAGGCTTCAGGGTTTGGCAGCCGCTCTCGCAGTGCCACCCCAGAGAGGAGGGGCTCACCACTGCCAGACTGCAGCGAGCCGCTGGGCCTTACTCTGGAAGATGACATCGGAGGGGTCCGACAAAGACCGAGGGGGGAGCGGGTGTCAGATGACCTCAGCGGCTCCCCGCGCCGAGGCATCCAGAAGTACCTGTCCCGTTTTGACGACGCCATGAAACTGCGAGGTCAGCTGGCCAATGAGAAGCCAGCCCAGGATGGAGAGTCTGACTCAGAGGAGTTTGATGCGTTCAGAGTGTTCAGGCTCATCGGCAGCATCCTCCTCGCTATCTTCGTCAGGGTTTTTGTCTGCAAGTATCTGGTAAGACGCCATGTTTCTGTGAGATTCACACCTGGGTCATGTTACATGTTAACAACTAACCAACAGTGTATGATCATTAGAGAGGTTTTACATATtactttttatgttatttattttgtggtCTCCATAATAATGCATCTTACTACTGGAGACATTATGTGACCCTcatattctttctttctagtCAATATTTGCTCCATTTCTGACTCTTGAACTGGCCTATATGGGGTTGTCCAAATACTTTCCAAAGGTGAGTTTGCTCTACATATGTTTTaccatttattttctgttgttataGATGAAAGTTGTAGCACATAATGTatgtacaaaatataaataatatacagaCAGTTTCAGAATAATTGAGACACAATTTTCAAGAAGAAATATTGTAACCATTAATGTCAGAAGCCACTTTGTGGGTGTCAGTCTGGAGgatttaaaatgattgattgatatgaTTTTGAGTGATGTTAATGAAGGTATAGATGTAATTGTGGTTTGTTTAATTTACTCCTTTTTCCATAAAGGGGTCACATGTTATTTTTAGCTATGCGATTAAAGACTTTTGCATGTATTCCTGTTCTTCCAGGTAGAGAAGAAGACCAAGACCACTGTGCTCACTGCCGCCCTGTTGCTCTCCGGCATCCCTGCTGAGGTCATAAACCGCTCCATGGAAACCTACAGGAGGATGGGCGACGTGTTCGCCGACCTCTGCATTTACTTCTTCACCTTCATAATCTCTCATGAGATCCTGCAGCTCATTGGTTCAGAGACTCCCTGATAGACCAGCAGGACCTAAGCAACCCCATACTTATCCTTGTTGTCCCCTCCCTCTGCGTCCCAACACAACAAGGCATGTTCATCAACGTCAGCTGGCGTGGGTTTGTTTATGATGGTCTGGAAATGAGTCCTTGCTGCCTTCATGATCTGGTTCACGCGTTAGCAGGACTTGTGCTCATTATTTCAGTGCTTCAGGATTCTACGAAAGCTTCATGTGACCAGAGAGTCCAGTGTTGGTTACGGATCTCCATGTTACTTTTACTCTGGGCAGAAGCAGAGAAACGGTATTTGTTGTGTGTGAAGAATGTACATTGGCATTTTTCGTGCTGAGagatatgttttcttttgtcaggTCTAGCACAGATTTGACGTTATAGTGAGCAGACACAGATTCAGTCTGATTTATAATCTGGAAACACTGGAACTCCTCTAGGGCTTGGCACTGTTTCTGAACTTTCAGTTTCATGTTATTGATAAAAGAAATaccagtattgatgcatattaCGATATGGCAAATGAGATGTTGCTTGTGCACATCTCCATTCTGATATTAACTATTGCAGAACTCTAAAAGATAAAAGTTGTGTTTTACAGCATCCAAGTCCAAAACTTAACTCTATGGCAATTGTGGGATAATggtaaatgtgaaaacagtgcAACAGGGAGAGAAGAGTCATAAAGTCAGCAAACTTACTCACTAAAACCTGCTGTATAGAAAATATCTATCTAAAGTTTGCTAGCATTAGCTGCCATAAGCTAGTGGTCACTCCAGACCAAGTATGACTACAGCTATAAAACTGCTGAGTGTATTAAACTGACCAACTTTTTATTTGTAGGAGGAAGAATGTCTTGCTTTAAACAACAgacttttctaaaaaaaaacagatgtcacacactgttcatattgtgTGTTAAGATTTCACCACAACCTCACAACTATTATCTCTCAGCCTCGAGCGTTTCTTTATATTAACGGTCTCCAAATAGAGCGCATAAGCTGGGCAGGGTGTCATATTCTCAGCTAGTGTGTCTCTTTTGCGGGGGTTCTGCTGTGAAACCAAATCTGACGGTAAAATTAAAAACTGCTGAAGAAATTTGGAGGTAGTCTATCTCCTAACTATTAAACAACACTATGAAtgcctttttgtcattttagtcAGTCCTGCAGGACATCAGGCAGGCAGAATTGGGGGTCATTGCATTTTCAGTTCATGACATTCAAATCCTGCATCTAAACTTTGCCAGTTTATGATTTCAGTCAATAATACAGCTCATGAATTGACTGAGGTGTAAAGTAAGTGATCACAACCTTGGAGTGAAGAGGTTTATTGAGGTTCTTGATCCGttatgattgacagctgatgaTCAAATTAAGCTTGAAGGCTTAAGATTGAGGATTATCAGAACTGACAGTAGCAGGTGGTTCCCTTTCCCTCATACATTATCACTGCCTCTGCTGATTTGCTACGTCTGCCCCCCCCGAGCTGTAGGCTGCATTGAAGCTTTGCAATTGTGTCATAAATGGCAGCTATCTAACCACTGGGTGCCAGCATGGAGATCCAAGAGCAGGTTTCTTGTAAAGACAAAGGATTCTTTacagaagaggattagggccattTGAACAAACTGTATTAAGAGATCAGTTTCAAGACACTAAAAATTGGATTTCTGGCTTTACTCTCAGGATTCTGCCTTTTTAAATTATGAAGTATTTCCTCTTGTTTGTGAAGTCTGTGGTTAAATATGTCATGTATAGCCCTTTCCTCTGCTATAATCCACAGCTGAATAAGGACCTCCAACACCTTTTTAAGGCTTCCTGTCCAGAACAAGAAATTCATGAAGGAAATGCAGAGACAGCCTGACAGTCAGCATTTATTTAACACGCTTATATTGATCTAAGTTTAGAAGACACAGCTGTGAGATCAATTTAGGTCCATCGGAAAGTGCTGGCAactgaatacataaataaaactgagatCAACAACATTGATTGTATTCTTAATATCTTGAAATAGCAGACACAGAAGGCTAAAGAGAGTGAAACCACACATGGATTGAGGATAAATGATAAACTTTCTTCAATCACATCAAACTCAATGCTCGTTAATTTGAGGTTACAAAACCTAAGGAACAGTTACACACATGGCCCTCCAGCCTTATGGTTAGTTTAGGAATAAAAAGATAGTTTGAgaatttaagaacattttttgtAGATTTGTAGTGCATCATCTGAAAAAAGGAACTTTTTCAATAGCGCAACAGAAGTCAGTCAGTTCCTGCTGGCTCTGAttgatgtctttaaaaaaaactctcctTTTAATAGGTGGATATGAatcacatgtgtttgtgttgtgacaGGTTTCTTCATAGGCAATGCTTAAAGTTATGTTTTCTGTCGTGATCTGTCATCAAGTGTTCAGAAAGGGTCCACATACATCACAAACAacttttcctccttttgtttAAGTTGTGAACTCAGAAGAAGCATTTCGTCCTTGAATGTGGAGTGTATATTTTGCACGGCTATGAGCTTGTAAATGCAGTAAACTTCATTCAGATATGTACATGTAATATGTGATTGACGGGGATGTTTTGGGTTTCACTGGAAGGCGCTGTCACTGCAGTTCAGTGTGGGGCAGTGGGTCTTATTTGTTTTGGGTAATTCTGGTGACATGTCCCGCTTTGCTTTGTTCAAGCCTCATACATACTTCATATAtacacgtatatatatatataatctatttCTGTGCTGTTATTTTCTCACTCCTCTGTTTTAATTTCATccaaattaatttattaatgtgaatattttttctcaTGTAAATGGATTGGTGTGATTTATCCTAAGACTTGTCTGAATTacttgattgttttttttttttcaataatgtTTACAGAATAACTGTTTTTAATGGTTCTGATGTAGTTGAACTTAGGTAACAAATTTAGTGTTGACATGATGTAAAGAGTCTGCTTAAAAACATACACAGGAATGAATAATTCATACCAAATAAATACTACTTGTGTGATACACTGTGTTTTGATTCTCACCGTccttatgtacagtatttatttatttattattggaTTATTTAACAGGAACAATGCACATTCACAAACATTGCAAAAGCACTAGAATAAGtcaaaaggcttttttttcatctgttgtctCTGTAGAGGTGTTATT from Scomber japonicus isolate fScoJap1 chromosome 13, fScoJap1.pri, whole genome shotgun sequence includes:
- the camlg gene encoding calcium signal-modulating cyclophilin ligand isoform X1, with the protein product MESVEASSEEKTGSLSAAQRRAEIRRRKLLMNSEDRMHRIVGFTKSEAENNAGASRRPTEPRFHLDLDRSEPWSSSSSSPRPSPFLSEASGFGSRSRSATPERRGSPLPDCSEPLGLTLEDDIGGVRQRPRGERVSDDLSGSPRRGIQKYLSRFDDAMKLRGQLANEKPAQDGESDSEEFDAFRVFRLIGSILLAIFVRVFVCKYLSIFAPFLTLELAYMGLSKYFPKVEKKTKTTVLTAALLLSGIPAEVINRSMETYRRMGDVFADLCIYFFTFIISHEILQLIGSETP
- the camlg gene encoding calcium signal-modulating cyclophilin ligand isoform X2, which codes for MESVEASSEEKTGSLSAAQRRAEIRRRKLLMNSEDRMHRIVGFTKSEAENNGASRRPTEPRFHLDLDRSEPWSSSSSSPRPSPFLSEASGFGSRSRSATPERRGSPLPDCSEPLGLTLEDDIGGVRQRPRGERVSDDLSGSPRRGIQKYLSRFDDAMKLRGQLANEKPAQDGESDSEEFDAFRVFRLIGSILLAIFVRVFVCKYLSIFAPFLTLELAYMGLSKYFPKVEKKTKTTVLTAALLLSGIPAEVINRSMETYRRMGDVFADLCIYFFTFIISHEILQLIGSETP